In the Ramlibacter tataouinensis TTB310 genome, one interval contains:
- a CDS encoding GFA family protein has protein sequence MTAAFHGSCHCAAVRFRCELEVQQPTSRCNCSICRKSRFWKTLVAGDRFTLLQGRQALAEYRFGSRRIAHMFCRHCGVKVYGHSGAEAFGQEFYAVNLACLDDVRDEDLAALPLAYEDGRHDDWASAPAVTCIL, from the coding sequence ATGACGGCCGCGTTCCACGGCTCCTGCCACTGTGCCGCGGTCCGGTTCCGCTGCGAATTGGAGGTCCAGCAGCCCACCAGCCGGTGCAACTGCTCGATCTGCCGCAAGTCGCGCTTCTGGAAGACCCTGGTGGCGGGCGACCGGTTCACGCTGCTGCAGGGCCGCCAGGCCCTCGCCGAGTACCGCTTCGGCAGCCGCAGGATCGCGCACATGTTCTGCCGCCACTGTGGCGTGAAGGTCTATGGCCACAGCGGCGCCGAGGCGTTCGGGCAGGAGTTCTACGCCGTGAACCTCGCATGCCTGGACGACGTGCGCGACGAGGACCTGGCCGCCCTGCCCCTGGCCTACGAGGACGGGCGGCACGACGACTGGGCATCCGCGCCCGCGGTGACCTGCATCCTCTGA
- a CDS encoding MgtC/SapB family protein has translation MDVGDRILATLAAEFSDFRDLEDITRIVLRLLLAALLGAMLGYEREHAGKAAGLRTHMLVSLGSALFVLAALQSGIEPGDLSRVIQGVVAGIGFLCAGAILKSAQDDQVRGLTTAAGLWMTSAIGMTAGLGREAIAVFSALLALGVLMSEKPVRRLMGKDEGPRKTDD, from the coding sequence ATGGACGTGGGCGACCGGATCCTGGCCACCCTCGCGGCCGAGTTCTCGGACTTCCGCGACCTGGAGGACATCACCCGCATCGTGCTGCGCCTGCTGCTGGCGGCGCTGCTGGGTGCGATGCTCGGCTACGAGCGCGAGCACGCCGGCAAGGCCGCGGGACTGCGCACGCACATGCTGGTGTCGCTGGGCTCGGCCCTGTTCGTGCTCGCCGCGCTGCAGTCCGGCATCGAGCCCGGCGACCTGAGCCGGGTGATCCAGGGCGTGGTCGCGGGCATCGGCTTCCTGTGCGCCGGCGCCATCCTGAAGTCGGCCCAGGACGACCAGGTGCGCGGCCTGACCACGGCGGCCGGCCTGTGGATGACGTCGGCCATCGGCATGACGGCGGGCCTGGGCCGCGAGGCCATCGCGGTGTTCAGCGCGCTGCTGGCCCTGGGCGTGCTGATGTCCGAGAAACCGGTGCGGCGGCTGATGGGCAAGGACGAGGGCCCGCGCAAGACGGACGACTGA
- a CDS encoding lytic transglycosylase domain-containing protein has translation MKLRTILTLLAAVLAGPGQAQHVLPPGRGDDALLEMAKAFERNDRARLAQLLPEVHGHALEPWAAYWELRARLETATPQEVQEFLTRYAGTYQEDRLRNDWLLQLGLRRDWATFAQEYPRFRMNDDPQVRCYALAVQQQREGASPALAEEVRRLWFAQRDPEDACTLAARGLVGEVGRGRLAEADVWRKARLATEHNRPQAAAAAVEMVEPEALSGLKELNASPTKFLTSRVFAASRTRKELVVLALIRLASSDSEKAAAQLENKWGPMLSPEERNWVWGAIGKQAATRLEPEAAGYYARVSRDSDLSDDMLAWKVRAALRTAGGPQWKSILAATDAMSEELRREPAWTYWRARALMGVGGDDRREESRRLLAALASPRGFYEQLALEELGHRIVLPARPAPLTDEEREAARLNPGLARGLQAIALGLRPEGVREWNYTTNLHRPGGMNDRELLAAAQLACDSQVWDRCINTSERTKVEFDVQQRFPTPHQASVVRRSQDIGLDPAYVYGLIRQESRFVTDARSHVGASGLMQVMPGTARWTARRIGLQGFKVDQLNDRETNIAIGTGYLKLVLDDFGGSMPLAAAAYNAGPSRPRAWRNGPVMDAAAWAENVPFGETRDYVKKVLANTTAYAALLTGQPQSLKARLGSVGPRDASLPEPSADLP, from the coding sequence ATGAAGTTGAGAACGATTCTGACACTGCTCGCGGCCGTGCTGGCCGGCCCCGGGCAGGCACAGCATGTCCTGCCGCCGGGTCGCGGCGACGATGCCCTGCTGGAGATGGCCAAGGCCTTCGAGCGGAACGACCGCGCCCGCCTGGCGCAGCTGCTGCCCGAGGTGCACGGCCACGCCCTGGAGCCCTGGGCCGCCTACTGGGAGCTGCGCGCGCGGCTGGAGACGGCCACGCCGCAGGAGGTGCAGGAGTTCCTCACCCGCTACGCCGGCACCTACCAGGAAGACCGCCTGCGCAACGACTGGCTGCTGCAGCTGGGCCTGCGGCGCGACTGGGCAACCTTCGCGCAGGAGTACCCGCGCTTTCGCATGAACGACGACCCGCAGGTGCGCTGCTACGCCCTGGCGGTGCAGCAGCAGCGCGAAGGCGCCTCGCCGGCCCTGGCCGAGGAGGTGCGCCGGCTGTGGTTCGCGCAGCGCGACCCCGAGGACGCCTGCACCCTGGCCGCGCGCGGCCTGGTGGGCGAGGTCGGGCGCGGCCGGCTCGCCGAGGCCGACGTCTGGCGCAAGGCCCGCCTGGCCACGGAGCACAACCGCCCGCAGGCCGCCGCGGCGGCCGTCGAGATGGTGGAGCCCGAAGCCCTGTCCGGCCTGAAGGAGCTCAATGCCAGCCCCACCAAGTTCCTCACCAGCCGGGTCTTCGCGGCCTCGCGCACCCGCAAGGAGCTGGTGGTGCTGGCCCTGATCCGCCTGGCCTCCAGCGACAGCGAGAAGGCCGCCGCCCAGCTGGAGAACAAGTGGGGGCCCATGCTCTCGCCGGAGGAGCGCAACTGGGTCTGGGGCGCGATCGGCAAGCAGGCCGCGACCCGGCTGGAGCCGGAAGCGGCCGGCTACTACGCCCGCGTCAGCCGCGACTCGGACCTCAGCGACGACATGCTGGCCTGGAAGGTTCGCGCCGCCCTGCGCACCGCCGGCGGGCCGCAATGGAAATCCATCCTGGCGGCCACCGACGCCATGAGCGAGGAACTGCGTCGCGAGCCGGCATGGACCTACTGGCGCGCCCGCGCCCTGATGGGCGTGGGCGGGGACGACCGGCGCGAGGAGTCCCGCCGCCTGCTGGCGGCGCTGGCATCGCCGCGCGGCTTCTACGAGCAGCTGGCGCTGGAGGAACTGGGCCACCGCATCGTGCTGCCCGCGCGGCCGGCGCCGCTGACCGACGAGGAGCGCGAGGCCGCCCGCCTCAACCCCGGGCTGGCGCGCGGGCTGCAGGCCATCGCCCTGGGCCTGCGCCCCGAGGGCGTGCGCGAGTGGAACTACACCACCAACCTGCACCGGCCCGGCGGCATGAACGACCGCGAACTGCTGGCGGCGGCGCAGCTGGCCTGCGACAGCCAGGTCTGGGACCGCTGCATCAACACCAGCGAGCGCACCAAGGTCGAGTTCGACGTCCAGCAGCGCTTCCCCACGCCCCACCAGGCGTCGGTGGTGCGCCGCAGCCAGGACATCGGCCTGGACCCGGCCTACGTGTACGGCCTGATCCGCCAGGAAAGCCGCTTCGTCACGGACGCGCGCTCGCACGTGGGCGCCTCCGGGCTGATGCAGGTGATGCCCGGCACGGCCCGCTGGACGGCGCGCCGCATCGGGCTGCAGGGCTTCAAGGTCGACCAGCTGAACGACCGCGAGACCAACATCGCCATCGGCACCGGCTACCTCAAGCTGGTGCTGGACGATTTCGGCGGCTCCATGCCGCTGGCCGCGGCCGCCTACAACGCCGGTCCCAGCCGCCCGCGCGCCTGGCGCAACGGCCCCGTGATGGACGCCGCCGCCTGGGCCGAGAACGTGCCCTTCGGCGAGACCCGCGACTACGTCAAGAAGGTGCTGGCCAACACCACGGCCTACGCCGCGCTGCTCACCGGCCAGCCGCAGTCGCTCAAGGCGCGCCTGGGCAGCGTGGGGCCGCGCGACGCCAGCCTGCCCGAGCCCAGCGCGGACCTGCCCTGA
- a CDS encoding 5-formyltetrahydrofolate cyclo-ligase, protein MDKSEEKKALRAQLVQARLAMPDRLRAASELQRVMRIWLVGRADTVIGAYWPIKGEFDPLPALHRWKEDGELQGRPQPRRIGLPVVDKLHKTLKFHAWFPGCPMEEDAYGIPKPKDTEVIVPTLLFVPCVGYGPGGFRLGYGGGFYDRTLAELRPRPFTVGLGFCNAFLPDLEPEPHDVPLDAILNDNGVVWPV, encoded by the coding sequence ATGGACAAGTCGGAAGAGAAAAAGGCGCTGCGGGCCCAGCTGGTCCAGGCGCGCCTGGCCATGCCGGACCGGCTGCGCGCCGCCTCCGAACTCCAGCGCGTGATGCGCATCTGGCTGGTGGGCAGGGCCGACACCGTGATCGGCGCCTACTGGCCGATCAAGGGCGAGTTCGACCCGCTGCCGGCGCTGCACCGCTGGAAGGAGGACGGCGAGCTGCAGGGCCGGCCGCAGCCGCGCCGCATCGGCCTGCCGGTGGTGGACAAGCTGCACAAGACCCTGAAGTTCCACGCCTGGTTCCCCGGCTGCCCGATGGAGGAGGACGCCTACGGCATCCCCAAGCCCAAGGACACCGAGGTGATCGTGCCCACGCTGCTGTTCGTGCCCTGCGTGGGCTACGGGCCCGGCGGCTTCCGGCTGGGCTATGGCGGCGGCTTCTACGACCGGACCCTGGCCGAGCTGCGGCCGCGGCCCTTCACCGTGGGCCTGGGCTTTTGCAACGCCTTCCTGCCCGACCTGGAGCCCGAGCCGCACGACGTCCCGCTGGACGCCATCCTGAACGACAACGGCGTCGTCTGGCCGGTGTGA
- a CDS encoding serine hydrolase domain-containing protein, giving the protein MKTLTRILIALLAVLLLAAAVLQLTGHGYFWKALRYTYLQGHNTAHIDDARNFIQAPITGGPPQPWPAAAAPRPLSDAMRQYLQTHRSAAFLVAHRGALVHESYFPPYGPDSRTNVFSMAKTVTTLLAGAAVADGLVPGFDAPLSTWVGEYAAHPQGRSATLAQLSAMTAGHEWTENYYLPLNPTTELYFAGHAAATVLRHGFERAPGSGYEYSSASTQLLGIALQRALQVREGGLTLAGYASRRLWQPLGLQDASWSLDAPRERGGMELAYCCIHTSARNMARLGQLLLQEGQWNGRAVLPADFVRRMTSPNGQVDYYGHGLWMDPGHSPPFYFMQGHLGQYTIVVPSAQLVIVRLGQWRTKERGRHAVIPEEVYLYVQEALALVGGPSKQAAGR; this is encoded by the coding sequence GTGAAAACCCTGACCCGGATCCTGATCGCCCTGCTGGCCGTGCTGCTGCTGGCCGCCGCCGTCCTGCAGCTGACGGGCCACGGCTACTTCTGGAAGGCCCTGCGCTACACCTACCTGCAAGGCCACAACACCGCGCACATCGACGATGCGCGCAACTTCATCCAGGCCCCGATCACCGGCGGCCCGCCCCAGCCCTGGCCGGCGGCGGCCGCCCCGCGGCCGCTGTCCGACGCCATGCGGCAGTACCTGCAGACGCACCGCAGCGCCGCCTTCCTGGTGGCGCACCGCGGCGCGCTGGTGCACGAGAGCTACTTCCCGCCCTACGGCCCGGACAGCCGCACCAACGTCTTCTCCATGGCCAAGACGGTGACCACCCTGCTCGCCGGCGCGGCCGTTGCCGACGGGCTGGTGCCCGGCTTCGACGCGCCGCTGTCCACCTGGGTGGGCGAGTACGCGGCGCACCCGCAGGGCCGCTCCGCCACCCTGGCGCAGCTGTCGGCCATGACCGCCGGCCACGAGTGGACCGAGAACTACTACCTGCCGCTCAACCCCACGACCGAGCTGTACTTCGCCGGCCATGCCGCGGCCACCGTGCTGCGCCACGGCTTCGAGCGGGCGCCGGGCAGCGGCTACGAGTACAGCAGCGCTTCCACCCAGCTGCTGGGCATCGCCCTGCAGCGGGCGCTGCAGGTGCGCGAGGGCGGCCTCACGCTGGCCGGCTACGCGTCGCGCCGGCTGTGGCAGCCGCTGGGCCTGCAGGACGCGAGCTGGAGCCTGGACGCGCCGCGCGAGCGCGGCGGCATGGAGCTGGCCTACTGCTGCATCCACACCTCGGCGCGCAACATGGCCCGCCTGGGGCAGCTGCTGCTGCAGGAAGGCCAGTGGAACGGCCGGGCGGTGCTGCCCGCCGACTTCGTGCGGCGCATGACCTCGCCCAACGGCCAGGTGGACTACTACGGCCACGGCCTGTGGATGGACCCGGGCCACAGCCCGCCCTTCTACTTCATGCAGGGCCACCTGGGCCAGTACACCATCGTCGTTCCCTCGGCGCAGCTGGTGATCGTGCGCCTGGGCCAGTGGCGCACCAAGGAACGGGGCCGCCACGCCGTCATCCCGGAAGAGGTGTACCTCTACGTGCAGGAGGCGCTGGCCCTGGTGGGCGGGCCTTCCAAGCAGGCGGCCGGTCGCTAG
- a CDS encoding LysR substrate-binding domain-containing protein: protein MQHSQTHLRSRPVSAGYLRAFEAVARHLNFRAAAEEMALTQSAVSRQIQALEEEVGVGLFLRHTRAVELTSAGAQLLLAVSQSLPRIDGAVRQIRQSAGRKNVSLTTFASFASMWLIPRLEQFQREHPDIDIRIDASDTTLDLELADVDLALRYGPMATMPAQAARLFGEQLTPVVSPWLLKTGGPLKKPADLAQFALIEAGDAHRTHLEWLTWRRWFDEQQQPKLQPKRWLYFNYAYQMVQAALTGQGVVLARLPMVAEHLANGDLIEPLPQLRMESPMAYWMILGPRGAQRPEIAAFRDWMMAQSKRTRETIGEVPDPDTVDFID from the coding sequence ATGCAGCACTCGCAAACCCACCTGCGCAGCCGGCCGGTCTCGGCGGGCTACCTGCGCGCCTTCGAGGCGGTGGCCCGCCACCTGAACTTCCGCGCCGCCGCCGAGGAGATGGCCTTGACGCAGTCGGCCGTCAGCCGGCAGATCCAGGCGCTGGAGGAGGAGGTGGGCGTGGGCCTGTTCCTGCGCCACACCCGCGCGGTGGAGCTGACCAGCGCCGGTGCCCAGCTGCTGCTGGCGGTGTCGCAGAGCCTGCCGCGCATCGACGGCGCGGTGCGCCAGATCCGCCAGAGCGCCGGGCGCAAGAACGTCTCGCTCACCACCTTCGCCTCGTTCGCGTCCATGTGGCTGATCCCGCGGCTGGAGCAGTTCCAGCGCGAGCACCCGGACATCGACATCCGCATCGACGCCTCGGACACCACGCTCGACCTGGAGCTGGCCGACGTGGATCTGGCCCTGCGCTACGGTCCCATGGCCACCATGCCGGCGCAGGCGGCGCGGCTGTTCGGCGAGCAGCTCACGCCGGTGGTCAGCCCCTGGCTGCTCAAGACCGGCGGTCCCTTGAAGAAGCCGGCCGACCTGGCGCAGTTCGCGCTGATCGAGGCGGGCGACGCGCACCGCACCCACCTGGAGTGGCTGACCTGGCGCCGCTGGTTCGACGAGCAGCAGCAGCCGAAGCTGCAGCCCAAGCGCTGGCTGTACTTCAACTACGCCTACCAGATGGTGCAGGCGGCCCTCACCGGCCAGGGCGTGGTGCTGGCGCGCCTGCCCATGGTGGCCGAGCACCTGGCCAACGGCGACCTGATCGAGCCGCTGCCCCAGCTGCGCATGGAGTCGCCCATGGCCTACTGGATGATCCTGGGGCCGCGCGGCGCGCAGCGGCCGGAGATCGCGGCCTTCCGCGACTGGATGATGGCGCAGAGCAAGCGCACCCGCGAGACCATCGGCGAGGTGCCCGACCCGGACACCGTGGACTTCATCGACTAG
- a CDS encoding DUF2917 domain-containing protein has translation MEFRSQAATHQSPAAAKAALAGTWKLGVRQAVSLAPREPGVFTVAHGRLWVTFDGPHAGPANDWGDRVLGAGDRLVLGPGQRLVVEPWDCRQAGYFSWDPLPHAVPVRSARMVPLLQAVADLRLALVFGAGASLRLLRGIGHAVLGAAPRQSAPDVCCPRGAMG, from the coding sequence ATGGAGTTCAGATCGCAAGCCGCCACGCATCAATCGCCCGCCGCCGCCAAAGCCGCCCTGGCGGGCACCTGGAAACTGGGCGTGCGCCAGGCGGTGAGCCTGGCGCCGCGCGAGCCGGGCGTCTTCACCGTGGCCCATGGCCGGCTCTGGGTGACCTTCGACGGCCCGCACGCCGGCCCCGCCAACGACTGGGGCGACCGGGTGCTGGGCGCCGGCGACCGGCTGGTGCTGGGGCCCGGCCAGCGCCTGGTGGTCGAGCCCTGGGACTGCCGGCAGGCCGGCTATTTCAGCTGGGATCCCTTGCCCCACGCCGTGCCGGTGCGCTCGGCCCGGATGGTCCCCCTGCTGCAGGCCGTGGCCGACCTGCGCCTGGCGTTGGTGTTCGGCGCCGGCGCGTCGCTGCGGCTGCTGCGCGGCATCGGCCATGCGGTGCTGGGCGCCGCGCCGCGGCAATCGGCGCCGGACGTCTGCTGCCCGCGTGGTGCGATGGGCTGA
- a CDS encoding TetR/AcrR family transcriptional regulator: MARPKSQQHDIKRDEILDVAAQCFADRSYPAASMNDIAAACGASKARLYHYYESKEAILFDLLDRYTQRLLALIAQAEATAQRRNLDDRAALHELVRAFLQEYETSATRHVALLNDTKFLGPAQRELVLDRQRDVVSAVTRFLRRAYPQRLQAGNQTAVTMMLFGMINWTFTWLRPGGAMSYAAFAEEVIAMLEHGLKG, translated from the coding sequence ATGGCCCGCCCCAAGTCCCAGCAACACGACATCAAGCGCGACGAGATCCTGGACGTGGCGGCGCAGTGCTTCGCCGACCGCAGCTATCCCGCCGCCAGCATGAACGACATCGCCGCGGCCTGCGGCGCGTCCAAGGCCCGGCTCTACCACTACTACGAGAGCAAGGAAGCCATCCTGTTCGATCTGCTGGACCGCTACACCCAGCGGCTGCTGGCGCTGATCGCGCAGGCCGAGGCCACCGCGCAGCGGCGCAACCTGGACGACCGCGCCGCGCTGCACGAGCTGGTGCGCGCCTTCCTGCAGGAGTACGAGACCTCGGCCACCCGCCACGTGGCGCTGCTGAACGACACCAAGTTCCTGGGCCCGGCGCAGCGCGAGCTGGTGCTGGACCGCCAGCGCGACGTGGTCTCGGCCGTCACCCGCTTCCTGCGGCGCGCCTACCCGCAGCGGCTGCAGGCGGGCAACCAGACCGCCGTGACCATGATGCTGTTCGGCATGATCAACTGGACCTTCACCTGGCTGCGTCCGGGCGGCGCCATGAGCTACGCCGCCTTCGCCGAGGAGGTGATCGCCATGCTGGAGCACGGGCTGAAGGGATGA
- a CDS encoding gluconokinase: MTARHVVVMGVSGCGKSAAGQAIARALGLPMIEGDAFHPPGNIAKMQGGLPLSDADRAGWLDTLAAELARHPGGAVLACSALKAAYRERLRRAVPDLRFVHLALTPEQALARVAARPGHFYPPSLVGSQFQALQDPAGEPGVTVVDATLPPAQVVDRALAGLAAGRFNNP, translated from the coding sequence ATGACCGCGCGCCACGTCGTCGTCATGGGCGTCTCCGGCTGCGGCAAGTCGGCGGCGGGGCAGGCGATCGCGCGGGCGCTGGGCCTGCCCATGATCGAGGGCGACGCCTTCCACCCGCCCGGCAACATCGCCAAGATGCAGGGCGGCCTGCCGCTGTCGGACGCCGACCGCGCCGGCTGGCTGGACACGCTGGCGGCCGAACTGGCGCGGCATCCCGGCGGCGCCGTGCTGGCCTGCTCCGCGCTCAAGGCCGCCTACCGCGAGCGGCTGCGCCGCGCCGTGCCCGACCTGCGCTTCGTGCACTTGGCGCTTACGCCCGAGCAGGCACTGGCCCGGGTGGCGGCCCGGCCCGGCCACTTCTACCCGCCCAGCCTGGTGGGCAGCCAGTTCCAGGCGCTGCAGGACCCGGCCGGCGAGCCCGGCGTCACGGTGGTGGATGCGACGCTGCCGCCGGCCCAGGTGGTGGACCGCGCGCTGGCCGGCTTGGCCGCAGGGCGATTCAACAATCCGTAA
- a CDS encoding MBL fold metallo-hydrolase yields MSKAFASQADLADKKITFEQLSAHCWAYTAEGDPNSGVIIGDRFIMVSDATATPAMARDLIARIRTVSDKPIKYVLLTHYHAVRVLGASAYFAEGAQEIIASQGTLELIIERGKEDMQSEMERFPRLFRNAETVPGLTWPTLVIGGGNPVQGEVPGRLTVDLGGVQVQIWHPGPGHTRGDTIAWVAQEKVLFSGDLVEYEAGVYTGDAHLEEWPATLEALRALNAEAIVPGRGEAMKGSAQVNRALDYTKRWVETLYRCAREAAQANMDLRSAMAHTRKAMDPVFGHVFIYEHCLPFDVSRAYDEARGIKNPRIWTAERDKEMWASLQA; encoded by the coding sequence ATGTCCAAAGCCTTCGCCAGCCAGGCCGACCTGGCCGACAAGAAGATCACCTTCGAGCAGCTGTCCGCCCACTGCTGGGCCTACACCGCGGAGGGCGACCCGAACTCCGGCGTCATCATCGGCGACAGGTTCATCATGGTCAGCGACGCCACCGCCACGCCGGCCATGGCGCGCGACCTGATCGCCAGGATCCGCACCGTCAGCGACAAGCCGATCAAGTACGTGCTGCTCACGCACTACCACGCGGTGCGGGTGCTGGGCGCCAGCGCCTACTTCGCCGAGGGCGCGCAGGAGATCATCGCCAGCCAGGGCACGCTGGAGCTGATCATCGAGCGCGGCAAGGAGGACATGCAGTCCGAGATGGAGCGCTTCCCGCGCCTGTTCCGCAACGCCGAGACGGTGCCGGGCCTGACCTGGCCCACCCTGGTGATCGGCGGCGGCAACCCGGTCCAGGGCGAGGTGCCCGGCCGGCTGACCGTGGACCTGGGCGGCGTCCAGGTGCAGATCTGGCATCCCGGGCCCGGCCACACCCGCGGCGACACCATCGCCTGGGTGGCGCAGGAGAAGGTGCTGTTCTCCGGCGATCTGGTGGAGTACGAGGCCGGCGTGTACACCGGCGACGCGCACCTGGAGGAATGGCCCGCCACGCTGGAGGCGCTGCGCGCCCTCAACGCCGAAGCCATCGTGCCCGGCCGCGGCGAAGCCATGAAGGGCAGCGCCCAGGTGAACCGGGCGCTGGACTACACCAAGCGCTGGGTCGAGACGCTGTACCGCTGCGCCCGCGAGGCCGCGCAGGCGAACATGGACCTCAGGTCCGCGATGGCGCACACGCGCAAGGCGATGGACCCGGTGTTCGGCCACGTGTTCATCTACGAGCACTGCCTGCCCTTCGACGTCAGCCGCGCCTACGACGAGGCGCGCGGCATCAAGAACCCCCGCATCTGGACCGCCGAACGCGACAAGGAGATGTGGGCGTCGCTGCAGGCGTGA
- a CDS encoding DUF6279 family lipoprotein produces MTTFKLRLRIIGLLALCLALAACSAVKLSYNNLDEVAYWWLDGYLDFDTAQASRVRGDIARLHLWHRETELPRVEELLQGLERLAPGEVTAAQACDLFEQARKRLLAVAERAEPAIVTLALSLTPDQLQHLERRYARNNQEYRREWLRLPPGERLDQRLERIVERSERVYGRLEEPQLAVLRRQLAQSVFDPQRILAERQRRQQDMLQTLRQLQAPGLELAQARGLMRGYFERVQSSPDAAWRAHQEALTQEGCRSFAAGHNATTPAQRETAVQRLRGWQRDLRELARNGAPARG; encoded by the coding sequence ATGACCACCTTCAAACTACGGCTGCGGATTATCGGCCTGCTGGCCCTGTGCCTGGCCCTGGCCGCCTGCAGCGCGGTCAAACTGAGCTACAACAACCTGGACGAAGTCGCATACTGGTGGCTGGACGGCTACCTGGATTTCGACACCGCGCAGGCGTCGCGCGTGCGCGGGGACATCGCCCGGCTGCACCTCTGGCACCGCGAGACCGAGCTGCCGCGCGTGGAAGAGCTGCTGCAGGGGCTGGAGCGCCTGGCGCCGGGCGAGGTGACGGCGGCGCAGGCCTGCGACCTGTTCGAGCAGGCGCGCAAGCGGCTGCTGGCGGTGGCCGAGCGGGCAGAGCCGGCCATCGTCACCCTGGCTCTGTCGCTCACGCCCGACCAGCTGCAGCACCTGGAGCGGCGTTATGCTCGCAACAACCAGGAGTACCGGCGCGAGTGGCTGCGCCTGCCGCCCGGCGAGCGCCTGGACCAGCGGCTGGAGCGGATCGTCGAACGCAGCGAGCGGGTGTACGGCCGCCTGGAGGAGCCGCAGCTGGCGGTGCTGCGCCGGCAGCTGGCGCAGTCGGTGTTCGATCCGCAGCGCATCCTGGCCGAGCGCCAGCGCCGCCAGCAGGACATGCTGCAGACGCTGCGCCAGCTGCAGGCGCCGGGCCTGGAGCTGGCGCAGGCGCGCGGCCTGATGCGCGGCTACTTCGAGCGGGTGCAGTCCTCGCCCGACGCGGCCTGGCGCGCGCACCAGGAGGCGCTGACACAGGAAGGCTGCCGCAGCTTCGCCGCGGGCCACAACGCCACCACGCCGGCCCAGCGCGAGACCGCGGTGCAGCGCCTGCGCGGCTGGCAGCGCGACCTGCGCGAGCTGGCGCGCAACGGCGCCCCGGCGCGCGGCTGA
- the glmU gene encoding bifunctional UDP-N-acetylglucosamine diphosphorylase/glucosamine-1-phosphate N-acetyltransferase GlmU, producing the protein MTAVDVVVMAAGKGTRMKSRLPKVLHRLGGRALLAHVVECAAGLKPRRVIVITGHGAPEVEAAVGRLAQAGGLQDCSCVRQEPQLGTGHAVQQALPHLPEDGICLVLNGDVPLIEAATLQALVDACGGERLALLSVEMADPTGYGRIVREGDAVRAIVEHKDAGEAQRAIREVYTGFMAVPNRLLRRWLPRLTDDNAQREYYLTDIVKLAAQDGAAVVAQRTHDQVQVDGVNSPLQLADLERAYQRRQARRLLESGVRLADPARFDLRGQLSCGQDVEIDVNCVFEGEVALGDGVRIGANCVIANARIEAGAVIHPFTHIEGEKAGVRVGEGALVGPFARLRPGAQLGAEVHIGNFVEVKNSSLARGAKANHLAYLGDATVGERVNYGAGSITANYDGANKHHTVIEEDVHVGSNCVLVAPVTLGRGGTVGGGSTITKDTPAGALSVARGKQVTIAGWQRPVKGKKA; encoded by the coding sequence ATGACAGCAGTGGATGTGGTCGTCATGGCCGCCGGCAAGGGCACGCGCATGAAAAGCCGCCTGCCCAAAGTGTTGCACCGATTGGGCGGCCGCGCGCTGCTGGCCCACGTGGTCGAATGCGCCGCGGGGTTGAAGCCGCGCCGGGTGATCGTGATCACCGGCCACGGGGCCCCCGAGGTCGAAGCCGCGGTGGGGCGCCTCGCGCAGGCGGGCGGCCTGCAGGACTGCTCATGCGTGCGTCAGGAGCCGCAGCTGGGCACCGGCCATGCGGTGCAGCAGGCGCTGCCGCACCTGCCGGAGGACGGCATCTGCCTGGTCCTCAACGGCGACGTGCCGCTGATCGAGGCGGCCACGCTGCAGGCCCTGGTGGACGCCTGCGGCGGCGAGCGGCTGGCCCTGCTGTCGGTGGAGATGGCCGACCCCACCGGCTACGGCCGCATCGTGCGCGAAGGCGACGCCGTGCGCGCCATCGTGGAACACAAGGACGCCGGCGAGGCGCAGCGCGCCATCCGCGAGGTCTACACCGGCTTCATGGCGGTGCCCAACCGGCTGCTGCGCCGCTGGCTGCCCCGGCTCACCGACGACAACGCGCAGCGCGAGTACTACCTGACCGACATCGTCAAGCTGGCGGCGCAGGACGGCGCCGCCGTGGTGGCGCAGCGCACGCACGACCAGGTGCAGGTGGACGGGGTGAACAGCCCGCTGCAGCTGGCCGACCTGGAGCGCGCCTACCAGCGGCGCCAGGCGCGCCGCCTGCTGGAGTCCGGCGTGCGCCTGGCGGACCCGGCGCGCTTCGACCTGCGCGGCCAGCTCAGCTGCGGCCAGGACGTGGAGATCGACGTCAACTGCGTGTTCGAGGGCGAGGTGGCGCTGGGCGACGGCGTGCGCATCGGCGCGAACTGCGTGATCGCCAATGCCCGCATCGAGGCCGGCGCGGTGATCCATCCCTTCACCCACATCGAGGGCGAGAAGGCCGGCGTGCGGGTCGGCGAGGGCGCGCTGGTCGGGCCGTTCGCGCGCCTGCGGCCGGGCGCGCAGCTGGGCGCCGAGGTGCACATCGGCAACTTCGTGGAGGTCAAGAACAGCAGCCTCGCGCGCGGCGCCAAGGCCAACCACCTGGCCTACCTGGGCGACGCCACCGTGGGCGAGCGGGTCAACTACGGCGCCGGCTCCATCACCGCCAACTACGACGGGGCCAACAAGCACCACACCGTGATCGAGGAGGACGTGCACGTGGGCAGCAACTGCGTGCTGGTGGCACCCGTGACCCTGGGCCGCGGCGGCACCGTGGGCGGCGGCTCCACCATCACCAAGGACACGCCGGCCGGCGCGCTGTCGGTGGCGCGCGGCAAGCAGGTGACCATCGCCGGCTGGCAGCGGCCGGTCAAGGGCAAGAAGGCCTAG